A region of the Candidatus Uhrbacteria bacterium genome:
TGTCAGCTAGACCGTCTCGAACGAAACCTCGCTTATCGCCAAGAGCGACCGGATGCCAGCCGCGGGATAGCGCCTCGCTCCACAATGGTTTTACTTCAAAGGCGAAACTGGCTTCATCGCGGAGAATGCCGAGCTCGGCGAGCGGTTGGCGGGTGGTGCGGATATCAAAAGAGATACCGACCGTGTCATAAGCTCCTGGTACGCGAGCGCTGCCGTAAACCGGCTCTTGAAGGATGCGCTGACCGATCCAGCCTTCTGGCTGTTGTCCTGGCGAGGTTACGCGTTCTCCGGGTTGAAAGGGATTAAACCAAGGGCTCCGGCCGTCAAAGGCAAAATTGAATTTGGCGATACCGTCGAGAGGAAAGCGCTGCGACAAAATCCAGCCCGCGAATAAAAGCGCCGGGATCCAAATAAGGATGATCGCGATCAACCTCGACCAAATTGGAAGCTTCATGGTTTTACGGGTTGAAGACGGTAGAGTTTTTCGCGGCCAAATGAAGCGAGCTCAACTGGCTCTAGACCAACTTTGCGCCACAAATCTGCTTGCGCTTGGGCCATGGGACGCACATATAATCCAAGCCCCGTCCCCTGCGCTACGGCTGCGGAAAGAAGAGAGGCTTCATCGATTGGCGGCAGAGGCGAGACGGCGCGATAAACGGGAAAGAAAATCTTGTCTGAACGTTCGGAAAGAATGACGTCGCCCGGCTTAAACCATTGGCTCATGGCTTGGCGAATCTCGGTGTATCGGACCAGCTCTTTGCGGCCCGCGATCAAACCTTCTTCATCGGCAGCGTAGGCGCGCCAAATTCCCGTAAACGCGAGGAGAACGGCGATAGCGATAACAACAGGACGGCCGTACTTGGAGATCGATGCGAGTCGATAGATCCACGCGAGAGAAAGCGCGCTGATAAATCCGATCGGCATGAGGTAGCGAATATAGGAATTGCCGATGGTTGCATTGCCGTTGATATTATCGAGATAGCGGCCGTTTCCGTAATACAAGACGAGGAAAGAGAATGTCCAAAGCGCGGCGAGGAAATACTTGCCTCGCGTGCCTGAAACAAATTTCTTGAGTCTTGCCTGCCAACTTGGCTGGGAATCGTCTTTCACGATACCGATGGTTACGAGCGCAAACATGATGAGCAACGGCACCATCCACGGGAATAGTGTCATTCCGAGGAAGGAGTAGGCATTGGCCGCGATCGACTTAGGATGAATGCCGAATGGGAACAATTCTGGAGAGTAGATATTTTGTGGAATTGGGGCCGTGGTTGTGATGAGGCTATTCCCCTTCATCCAATAGCCCGCCTTCCAGAAACCGCCGTATGCGACTTGGGCTTCCCAGGCCAAGGGAGCCAACGCGAGAAAAAGACCAAGAACTATCCACAGAGACTGTTTTAGCGATGGGCGCCAATTCCAACCAAGGACGATAAACCAAGGAATGATCCAAACAGACTCGACGGGACGGATCGCGAGCATCAAACCAGATAAAAGACCAAAGAGTATAAATTTGATTCGATCTGGCCATGCATCGGACTTGGCCGGAACGACGAGATCGCGGAACATCCAGGCGCTCCAGATAGCCAATGCAATGATCGCAGCGTTTGGAAACAGCGAACGATTTCCATACAACAAGAATGCAGGCGAAGTTACGGCGATGATAGTGCCGATGAATGCTGGTGCTTTTCCGATGGGACGCATTAAGCGATACATCGGATAGATGCACGAGAGGATAATAAGCATCGCACCGATCGGAGCTGATGAAGTACCGAGAATTCTAATGAACCATGAAATGATCCATGGCCAGCCGAGGAAGCCGACGGGAACGATCGCCGCCTCATGCGAGATCCAGCTACGCGGATGTAGCCATGGGATCGAGGTCGCGAGATTCTCATCGATAATCGCCTTCCCCTGTTCTGCCCATTGTTTGGCTGCGACAAAGACGCCGGTTTCATCCGGAGAAAGGAAGACGTTTAGCCCAGAAAATGGCAGATATGACAGCAATAAACCCGTGACCGCAAAAAGGGCAGCGAGGCCTAGCCATTCGCGTTTTTCCAACCGTTCCATACATGCTAACCTTACCTCATGAGACGCTTTTCTTCCACGCTGGCAGTAAGCCTCGGCTTACTGGCCATGCTCGGCCAGCCCCTGGCCCTGTTTGCGCAGTCTGATGATGCTTATCAAATTCCGGCAGAAGATGCCGCCAATGGCTTTGATCCAAATGCTATTTTGGATGATCGCGATATCTTTGATCTCGGCACAATGGATCTCACGGCTCTTAGAAGCTTCCTTAATCAACGCGGTGCTTTAGGCCGCATGAAGATCGCCGATATTGATGGTGTAGAAAAAGAACCGGCCGAGATTATTTGGCGCGTCGCAACGAGCTACAAAGTTAACCCTAAGTATCTCCTCGCTCTTCTTCAAAAGGAACAGAGCCTTGTTGAAGATACGAGCCCGACGCAGCGTCAGCTTGATTGGGCCATGGGCTTTGGTGTTTGCGATAGCTGTTCCAAGGAAGATCCTCGCATTCAGGCTTATAAAGGTTTCGCCAACCAAATCGAGTACGCAGCCAAGCAGCATCGCGAACGCTATCTCTTCCAGCTGCTTGGCAAAGGCACGACAATTTCCGGATACGCGCCGGGAAAGCTTGCCGTTGTTGATGGGCAGAATATCAAGCCGGTAAATAATGCGACGGCGATGCTTTATACGTATACACCGCATATTCATGGCAACTTGAACTTGTGGCGTATTTGGCGCCGCTGGTTCTCCCTTTCTTTTCCAGATGGAACCGTTGCCCAAGGAAAGAGCTCCAAAGAAATTTACTTGATCCGCTTTAGCCAGAAGCGTTTGTTCAAGAGCAAGCTTGCGGCAGCGAGCATTATCGATCCGTCAAAGATTGTGCAGGTTGAGGATAGCCAGCTCACGGCTTATCCGGATGGAACCCCGATCAGTTTTCCTAATTACTCGATCGTCGAGACGGAAGATGGAAAGCGTTATCTGATCGATGGAAATGCCAAGCGTTTAATTGTTACCAAGGAAGCGTTCCGCCGACTGGGCTTTATTGAGGACGATGTGATCGAGGCAAAGGCAACGGAACTTGCAAGCTATGAGGATGGCAGGGATCTGACGGTTGCTTCCCAATTTCCGACAGGACAGCTGGCAACGGGACCGGATAAAAAATTGTGGTACGTGGAAGATGGCATCAAGCGCGAGATTCAGCATCCAGCTCTCATCAATTTGTATTTCAAGGGACGCAAGTCAAAGAGTCTAACAGAGAAACAGCTTGATACTTTCCGCACCATTGAACCGTATCTTTTGCGCGATGGTGAACTTGTGAGCGGAGATAAGGGAACGACGGTTTATGTCGTTGAGAATTCTCTTTTGCGTCCGATCCAGTCGGGAACGGTGTTTGAAGAGCTTGGCTGGCAGTGGCGCAATGTCATCAAGGTTCCGCAGGCTGTTATCGAATTGCATCAGGTTGGCGCTGTTGTGGAATTACGTTCTGCGCCAAAGCTGATTGAGGAACATGATCTAGCAACCGAACTATGATTGTCCTTGCCGCCATTGTCCCCCATTCCCCTTTGCTCGCGCCGACCATCGGCAAGGAGCATCGCGAGAAGTTGAGCGACACGCTCAATGCTTTTGAAGAGCTTTCGCAATCATTGTATTTGGCAAAACCTGACACGATCGTGATCCTCTCGCCGCATGCGCCAATGTATCCGGATGCGTTCAGCGGCAACATCGCGCCAACCTTCAAGGGCTCGCTAAAAGAATTTGGCGATCATGGCACCGAGCTTCCAATTAAGGCGGATTTTCTTTTGCTCGACCATATCCATCGCCATATGCGCGATCATGGGATGCCGTTCACTATGACAAGTGCTGAAGAACTCGATTACGCAACAACCATTCCTCTCCTCTTTCTCAATAAGAACCTGCCGAATGTAAAACTGATTCCGATCGGAATGTCGGGCTTGGATATTCAGAAGCACTATGCTTTTGGCGAGGAGCTCAAGAACGTTTTGCATGCCGAGTCGCGCCGAGTCGCAATTATTGCATCGGCTGATCTTTCCCATACCGCCAGCAACAGCTCGCCTGAAGGGCTTACGGAAGAAGGTATGCAGTTTGATAAGACGATGCGCGAGAAGTCGCTTAGTCTTGATGCCGCAGGAATGCTCTCGATGGATGCGGGCATGCTTGAGAAAGCCAAACAAAGCGGCCACAAGCCGATTGTCACGCTCATGGGCTGTTTGAAAGATATGAACTGCAAGGCCAAGGAACTTTCCTACGAGGCTCCTTTTGGCGTCGGAATGATGACGGTTCGCTACGATCTCGCTTAAGAATATGTATTGCAGGGTGGTGCCGCTCACCAGAACGCCGCCTGGTGTTGAGGTATTTGATTATCGAGTACCGCCGACCCTGAAACTTGAGGTCGGTGATTTAGTTTTGGTTCCCTTCCGTAGGAGCAAGATGCCAGCGATCGTTTTAGCCAAGATGCAAAGCTCACCCTTTGCGAGCAAGGCGCAGGATGTGATTGGCTCCTACGCCGACATTCGATTCCCCTTGTCGATTGTCGAGCTCTTGTCGCATGTCGCAACTACGACGTTTACGAGCAAACCAGCCGTGTTGAAAGCGTGGCTTCGAAGTTTGCCAAAGCGTATTCCCGATGTCATTCCAGCGAATGCTGGAATCCAGCGTAAGAAATCCAAACCAAGCGTAACGGCCAGCTGGTCCATCGATCACGAGTCCAAACTTATCGAGCGGGCTCGAGAGCTTTTAGCCGACGGGAAACAGGCTCTCGTACTCACACCTTGGAAAGCCCGTTTGACGATGTTCGTCGAAGAGATAGGCCAAGGCTCGATCTATTCCTCCGACTTGAATGATGGTGATGCTTTCCGAGCTTGGAGCCGGTTTTATTCAGGAGAGTCCCGACTTGTGGTCGCGACGAGGCTTGGGGGCTGGTTGTCCCCGCTCGCTGATGTCGTTTTGCTGGATGAGCCGGAGAATGATGATTATAAGCAGGATGAACTCGCTCCACGCTACGATGCGCGCAAGTTAGCCATTTGGAGTGCTGAGCATGCATCTACGGTGGTTGAAGCGTATGGCCTGACCCCTCCACTCCATTCCGATGAGGATGCGCCAGCCATCGAAGTTGATCTTGAGGTCGTGATTCGTCACCCACAGGGGCGCGGTGCTATCCCGATGATTCAAGGAGAGGCTTTGAACACGTTACGTGAACATGAAGGCGCGCGGATTATTATCCATCCAATCAAAGGAGATGTCGCTCGATTAACGTGCCGCGACTGCGGACATCAAGTCATCTGCCCAAAATGTGATTTTGTTTTGGCGGCTGATGGCATGCATGCGCGTTGTCGACGTTGCGGTTACAAGGGAGATCTACCTCTAGAATGTCCGTCATGTCATGGACCAGATCTGGGAAAATCATTGCCAGGTATCGAGCGGTTGAAATCCGCGTGGAAAAAACATGAGAGCGATATAGAGGTCGAGTGGCGAGGCGTATCCAATGCGGATTTTGAAATGCCGATTCCGGAGCATGCCTGCGTACTTGTGACTGATGCGTCTCTGATAAGCGGGGGCTCGGAAGATGTCCGACGACTTGAGAAGCTCGCCGTAACATTCCGACGATTAGCGCATGATGTCGCGCTCTCGAAAGGCAAGCTTCTTATACAGACGGAAGAACACATGGCTGATTTTTGGACGCGTGTTCTATCGACAGAAGGCTTCAAGGGATTCCGCGAGCAGGAGCGGGCAGCAAGACACATGTTTGGATATCCGCCAGCGAAACGGCTTATCAAGGTGATTGTCGAATTTGAGGATGAGAAGCCTCTTGCTCCCATTAAAGCCTTGGCCGAAGTACGCGGACCCTACCCTATTCCGTATCGGGTCAAAACCAAGAAAAACAGGTATATTTGGCATATCCTGCCTAAAACCAATACGGTTAGCCGGGAATTGCTGGATGCGCTCTCAAGCCTATCCAAACAGGCGCTGATAGATCTTGACCCAATCGCCTTTTTGCGCTAATATCAGCCTTCGATATGGAAACCTTTCCAATTGTGAAAGACCCAACCCCAAGCCTGCGCCAACGTTCGCAGGAGATTGAGGTATCCGAAATTCAAACCCCGGAATTCCAGGCTTATCTCGATAAGCTCACCGCCACGATGCTGGTTGAGGATGGCGTTGGAATCGCCTCGCCGCAGGTGGGACGGAATATCCGTGCCATCGTCGTAAACATGCCAAAGGGCCCGGAGTGTTTCATGAATCCGGAGATTACAAAGAAGTCCGAGGCGACGGTTGATAGCGATGAAGGCTGTCTCTCGGTTCCGGAAAAATACGGCGTTGTTCAGCGCCACAAAAAAATCACCTTGCGCGCCTTGAATCGCCATGGCCGTCGTATTGAATTTGAAGCAAAAGCTTTTCCGGCCATTATTTTCCAGCACGAGATCGACCATTTGGATGGCGTCTTGTTTATCGACAAGGCCAAGAACATTGTGAAGGCTTCAAACGGCAAACATATTTAACATGATCTCCATCGTCTTTTTTGGAACGTCCGAGTTTGCGGTGCCATCGCTCAAGGCTCTTTTGGGCGATCGCGAAGGCACGTTTGGTGCAGGGACTCCATTTAAAATCGTTTCCGTAGTCACGCAGCCGGATCGACCTGTTGGACGACATGCAAAATTAGAAAAGCCTCCAGTGAAAATCGCGGCTGAGCATTTTGGTATTCCTGTTCTCCAATTTGAACAAGTGAAATCTGATGAAGCGTTTGAAAAACTGAAGGCCTTAAAAGCGGATGTAGCAGTGGTTGCAAGCTTTGGTCAGATCATTCCGCAACGAGTACTAGATTTGTACAAATATGGAATGGTGAATGTCCACTCTTCCCTACTCCCAAAATATCGAGGCGCATCCCCCATCCAGGCAGCGATCGCCAAAGGCGACGAACAGACCGGAGTCTCTATTATGCTTATTGATGCCAAAATGGATCATGGGCCGGTTTTGGATAAATGGTCGACGAAGATTGAGCCAACAGACACGACAGCGACACTAACCACTCGATTGGCCGAGCTCGGTGCCGATTTACTCGTCCGTACACTTCCGGACTATATCGACGGTAAAATCGAGCCTGTTGAACAGGATCATTCTCAAGCAACGATGGTTAAGCTCTTGAAACGCGAGGATGGACGATTAGATCCGGTCACAAAGAGCTCTGCAGAACTTGAGCGACTCGTGCGCGCCAATGATCCTTGGCCTGGAACGTTTATCGAGATCGAGGGTGAACGCTTGAAGATTTTAAGCTGCGAGATCGATGGAGCAACGGATTTGGCTCCTGGCTCGCGTTATCGCGTTATTGATTTACCGGCTATCGCCTGTGCCGATGGCGTTGGCCTTGTTTTGACAACGGTTCAACCAGAAGGAAAACCGCCCCTTGAGGGAGCGGCTTTCTTGCGTGGAGCTCGGAACTGGTCTTAATCCTCGATTGTTTCTGCTTCCAAAAGGAAGGCGTTGGCTCCGGTGCCGCTTACAGATTTAACCAAACCAACATCTTTTACATACCAAGCTGTGCTGTTTGATGTGGTGTTGAATGGGCGGCCGGCGATCGTCGATTCAACCTGAATGGTTTGCTCGACTTTAAGGGCTGTGAACGTGCCTGCCGGGACTGTGACGCTTTCTTCAGCGGTTACCTTGTTTGTGATTTTGGTCGAGCTAATGCGGCCATTCATCATGCTGCCGATCGGACCCGTATCGGTGGTTGTTATCTTTACCTTGCTCGTGTTCACCCATTCTTTGCCGACGCGCATGTCTGCCGGAAGAATTTCACCGCTCATCTCAAGAACTTCGTAGCTGACATCGAATCCAAGGAAAGCACTCGCAAAGTCAAAATAACCCTTACCTTTGACCACGCCGCCAACACATTCAAGCTCGTTAGTGATTTTTGCGTTGCGGCCGCGTACTGTCATATCGTATTCCAACTTGATTCCGTTGGCATCATGCTCGATAACGCTGATCTTGAACGGAACTTCTGTTCCACCATTAACGCTTCTGTAGGCAATCGAGGAGCCCGCATCCAAGGGATAATAGGCGTTCAAACAGCGGCCAGCGACCGGACGCGACGGTGTCGGTGTTGGCGATGTACCTGTTGGCGATGACGGAGCAGCTCCACAACCAGCGCCTAAAAGAGCGATCATGGACGTGGCAGCAAAGAGGCGTTGGAGTTGTTTCATATGGCAAAATTCTATCAAGCACCCAGCAGGAGAACAAGCAAGCCAAGCGGATGGTTTAAATAGGGAGTAAAGACGTGAACAACGGCCAAGGTCAGAATAACAGGTGCCAGGAAAGGTCGTTTTTTGATTATCGACGCAAGCAGCCAGAGCATGACCAGCGGACCAAGAATACCGAACTTGATCCAAAGATCGATCCAGCCCCATTCAAAGGCGTACGTCGTGTAGCGTCCGCCGGTTTGAGCGACAACACGCGGATCAGCACTCTGGTATGTCACCGTCGCGCCAAAGCCATGACCCAGAATTGGCGATTCTAGCGCTTTATCGATCAGAATCGGTAGCAACTCCCAGCGGCTGGTTGCTGCGCTCTCCCCCGCCTCTACACGGGCTGTAAACCAATCAATGGGATTGCCTGCTGTCGATGACGGAAATGGAAACCAAGCGATACCAATAAGCGCGAGCACCGAAAGGATTCCGGCTACGAGCATCCCTTTTATCCAATGCCATGTCTTGCGTCGCAAAACGTAGGCGATACAAGAAAAAAAACCAAGGCCGAGAGCGATCCAGAAACTGCGAGAAAATGAAATGAGAATCACAAGCACACAAAGTGCGAGTGCCGACCATTGCTCCCTGCTTACGCGACGTCGTGCCGCATCCGAAGCAAGCCAAACGGCAGCAAGCAAGGGGTAGATTTGTGACTGGATAAAGACGCGCGCAATTCCACCCTCGCCCAACAATGTGATCTCCCCTACTCCGGTACGGCGAATCCAACGATGAACGGATTCCAAAAATGATGGGTCGAATGCATGT
Encoded here:
- a CDS encoding O-antigen ligase family protein, whose product is MLMLAYKKPTLAFGILALEFLIGSKGRLLVYGADMANDGGISLRIILFATFMLGWFVARIRKSHFQIPNTILALSALVAYAVWLGFAMNQPFVFADANAWGVLLLILPIIDLAKHESQEFWSTLRLVAKVGVAWLIVKSIALFYLFSHAFDPSFLESVHRWIRRTGVGEITLLGEGGIARVFIQSQIYPLLAAVWLASDAARRRVSREQWSALALCVLVILISFSRSFWIALGLGFFSCIAYVLRRKTWHWIKGMLVAGILSVLALIGIAWFPFPSSTAGNPIDWFTARVEAGESAATSRWELLPILIDKALESPILGHGFGATVTYQSADPRVVAQTGGRYTTYAFEWGWIDLWIKFGILGPLVMLWLLASIIKKRPFLAPVILTLAVVHVFTPYLNHPLGLLVLLLGA
- the def gene encoding peptide deformylase translates to METFPIVKDPTPSLRQRSQEIEVSEIQTPEFQAYLDKLTATMLVEDGVGIASPQVGRNIRAIVVNMPKGPECFMNPEITKKSEATVDSDEGCLSVPEKYGVVQRHKKITLRALNRHGRRIEFEAKAFPAIIFQHEIDHLDGVLFIDKAKNIVKASNGKHI
- a CDS encoding methionyl-tRNA formyltransferase codes for the protein MISIVFFGTSEFAVPSLKALLGDREGTFGAGTPFKIVSVVTQPDRPVGRHAKLEKPPVKIAAEHFGIPVLQFEQVKSDEAFEKLKALKADVAVVASFGQIIPQRVLDLYKYGMVNVHSSLLPKYRGASPIQAAIAKGDEQTGVSIMLIDAKMDHGPVLDKWSTKIEPTDTTATLTTRLAELGADLLVRTLPDYIDGKIEPVEQDHSQATMVKLLKREDGRLDPVTKSSAELERLVRANDPWPGTFIEIEGERLKILSCEIDGATDLAPGSRYRVIDLPAIACADGVGLVLTTVQPEGKPPLEGAAFLRGARNWS
- the amrB gene encoding AmmeMemoRadiSam system protein B, giving the protein MIVLAAIVPHSPLLAPTIGKEHREKLSDTLNAFEELSQSLYLAKPDTIVILSPHAPMYPDAFSGNIAPTFKGSLKEFGDHGTELPIKADFLLLDHIHRHMRDHGMPFTMTSAEELDYATTIPLLFLNKNLPNVKLIPIGMSGLDIQKHYAFGEELKNVLHAESRRVAIIASADLSHTASNSSPEGLTEEGMQFDKTMREKSLSLDAAGMLSMDAGMLEKAKQSGHKPIVTLMGCLKDMNCKAKELSYEAPFGVGMMTVRYDLA